A stretch of the Nakaseomyces glabratus chromosome L, complete sequence genome encodes the following:
- the ERB1 gene encoding ribosome biogenesis protein ERB1 (CAGL0L04950g~Ortholog(s) have nucleolus localization) has product MVKGRKSQKADKVTKAKKRVADEVDESESEPELQVEGLIDAEAESEDDESFESAEENASAEEDEEDEEDEEDSDAELNKLLAEEEGDDSESEYNTSDFSEDDTKSMTDKLSGVKLTTIAEPIIKTKFSDGTPRVIKPEINPVYDSDDSDIESKNTIGNIPLSVYDEMPHIGYDVNGKRIMRPARASALDQLLDTIELPEGWTGLLDKESGASLNISKEELELISKIQRNEQTDESTNPYEPLIDWFTRHEEVMPLSAAPEPKRRFVPSKNEAKRIMKIVKAIREGRIIPPKKMKELREKEKSEDFNYDLWGDSTETNDHIMNLRAPKLPPPTNEESYNPPAEYLPTEEEIKEWENTEYSERERNFVPKKYDSLRKVPGYTESVRERFERSLDLYLAPRMRKNKLNIDPESLIPELPSPKDLRPFPIRCSTIYSGHEGKIRTLSIDPTGIWLATGSDDGSVRIWEILTGREVYRVQLVNKEDNPEDNIHSVEWNPDGSVGILAVAVGNNIFLIVPPIFGYDIENAGKVRIEHGFGYDTFGSTKKANLEVNGSDLESDDEAANANTAVKKQVAQWHKPTQRQMEQDICIVIVCKKPVKKLSWHRKGDYFVTVQPDSGNTSVLIHQLSKHLTQSPFRKSKGIIMDAKFHPFKPQLFVCSQRYVRIYDLSQQVLVKKLLPGARWLSNIDIHPRGDNLIASSYDKRVLWHDLDLAATPYKTLRYHDKAVRSTTFHKKLPLFCSAADDGFIHIFHATVYDDMMKNPMIVPLKKLTGHKVQGHLGVLDTIWHPKEAWLFSAGADNTARMWTT; this is encoded by the coding sequence ATGGTTAAGGGCAGGAAGAGCCAGAAGGCGGATAAAGTTACGAAGGCCAAGAAGAGAGTTGCTGATGAGGTCGACGAGTCAGAGTCAGAGCCTGAGTTGCAAGTCGAGGGACTAATAGATGCTGAGGCTGAGAGTGAGGATGATGAGTCCTTCGAATCTGCTGAAGAAAATGCTTCCGCTGAAGAGGACGAGGAGGATGAGGAGGATGAAGAGGACTCCGATGCGGAATTGAACAAGCTATTGGCTGAGGAAGAAGGCGATGATTCTGAAAGTGAGTACAATACATCTGACTTCTCTGAGGACGACACTAAATCAATGACCGATAAGCTATCAGGCGTTAAGTTGACTACAATTGCAGAGCCAATTATTAAAACTAAATTTTCTGATGGGACACCAAGAGTAATAAAACCAGAAATCAATCCAGTTTACGATAGCGATGACAGTGACATCGAATCGAAGAACACTATTGGTAATATCCCACTATCAGTCTACGATGAAATGCCACATATTGGTTACGACGTCAATGGTAAAAGAATCATGAGACCAGCCAGAGCCTCCGCTTTGGATCAACTGTTAGACACCATTGAGCTTCCTGAAGGATGGACTGGTCTGTTGGACAAGGAATCAGGTGCCAGTCTGAATATCAGtaaagaagaacttgaattGATCTCcaaaatacaaagaaatgAGCAAACTGACGAAAGCACAAATCCATACGAACCATTGATTGATTGGTTTACTAGACATGAAGAAGTGATGCCTCTATCTGCTGCTCCAGAACCAAAGAGAAGATTTGTTCCATCCAAGAATGAAGCTAAGAGAATCATGAAGATTGTTAAGGCTATCAGAGAAGGCCGTATCATCCCACCTAAGAAAATGAAGGAATTAAgagagaaggaaaagagTGAAGACTTCAATTACGATCTATGGGGTGACTCAACAGAAACAAATGATCACATAATGAACTTAAGAGCACCAAAGTTGCCTCCTCCaacaaatgaagaaagTTACAACCCACCCGCTGAATATCTAccaacagaagaagaaataaaggaaTGGGAAAATACTGAATATAGTGAAAGAGAGAGGAACTTTGTTCCTAAGAAGTATGATTCTTTAAGAAAGGTCCCAGGTTATACAGAATCTGTGAGAGAGAGATTCGAGAGATCTCTAGATCTTTACTTAGCACCAAGAATGCGTAAAAACAAGCTTAACATTGATCCTGAATCATTAATTCCTGAGTTACCATCTCCAAAGGACTTGAGACCATTCCCAATTCGCTGTTCCACCATCTATTCTGGTCATGAAGGTAAAATTCGTACATTATCCATCGATCCTACTGGTATTTGGCTTGCGACTGGGTCAGATGATGGTTCAGTAAGAATTTGGGAAATTTTAACAGGCAGAGAGGTTTATAGGGTTCAATTAGTGaataaagaagataatCCTGAAGATAACATACACAGTGTAGAGTGGAATCCAGATGGGTCTGTTGGTATATTAGCTGTTGCAGTCGGtaacaatattttcttAATCGTCCCACCAATTTTTGGTTATGACATTGAGAATGCCGGTAAAGTTAGAATTGAGCATGGTTTTGGTTACGATACTTTCGGCTCAACAAAGAAAGCTAATCTAGAGGTTAATGGATCTGATTTAGAATCCGATGATGAAGCAGCAAATGCAAATACAGCCGTAAAGAAACAAGTTGCGCAATGGCATAAACCTACCCAGAGACAAATGGAACAAGATATCTGTATTGTCATTGTATGTAAGAAGCCTGTCAAGAAGCTATCATGGCATAGAAAGGGTGACTACTTCGTCACAGTTCAACCAGACTCTGGTAATACATCCGTATTGATCCATCAACTATCGAAGCATTTAACACAATCCCCTTTCAGAAAATCAAAGGGTATTATAATGGATGCCAAGTTCCATCCTTTCAAGCCGCAGCTATTTGTTTGTTCACAAAGATATGTTAGAATCTATGACTTATCACAACAAGTATTGGTCAAGAAACTTTTGCCAGGCGCTCGTTGGTTATCTAATATAGATATCCATCCAAGAGGTGACAACTTGATAGCATCCTCATATGATAAGAGAGTTCTATGGCATGATCTGGACTTGGCTGCTACCCCATATAAGACTCTGAGATACCACGATAAAGCCGTTAGAAGTACGACTTTCCACAAAAAACTACCACTATTCTGCTCTGCTGCAGATGATGGTTTCATCCATATCTTCCATGCTACAGTCTATGATGACATGATGAAAAACCCAATGATTGTGCCGTTAAAGAAACTAACAGGTCATAAAGTGCAAGGCCATCTGGGTGTTCTTGATACTATTTGGCATCCTAAGGAAGCTTGGTTATTCTCCGCTGGTGCTGATAACACAGCCAGAATGTGGACTACCTGA